A genomic stretch from Sphingorhabdus pulchriflava includes:
- a CDS encoding PepSY domain-containing protein: MKYGTLHKWHVWLGWLVGVPLIFWTASGLFMVARPIEEVRGEHLRAKPAPIAAIAPTAPFLGGRTVEKLTLEQRADGPVWLIRYTDGGERRADPATGKLLPRPGAREVRALAESYYRGKSAIASVQLFPADREPMELRRGRPAWQVALKDGTNLYVDAESGSLLAVRTPQWRVFDFMWGLHIMDLQTREDTSHPILIGFAGLSLLSLLMAFGLLIARQRRKSAAAS; this comes from the coding sequence ATGAAATATGGCACGCTGCACAAATGGCATGTCTGGCTCGGCTGGCTGGTCGGCGTGCCGCTGATCTTTTGGACTGCATCGGGACTGTTCATGGTTGCTCGTCCGATCGAGGAAGTTCGCGGCGAACATTTGCGAGCCAAGCCAGCACCGATAGCAGCAATCGCACCGACAGCTCCATTCCTCGGCGGACGTACTGTCGAGAAACTCACGCTAGAACAGCGCGCAGACGGTCCGGTCTGGCTCATTCGCTATACCGATGGCGGTGAACGGCGTGCAGATCCCGCAACGGGTAAGTTGCTGCCTCGGCCCGGTGCGCGCGAGGTGCGGGCGCTCGCCGAAAGCTATTATCGCGGGAAGTCAGCGATAGCGTCTGTCCAGCTCTTTCCTGCCGATAGGGAGCCGATGGAACTGCGCCGCGGGCGTCCAGCATGGCAGGTGGCGCTAAAAGATGGAACCAACCTTTACGTTGATGCGGAAAGCGGCAGCCTGCTTGCGGTGCGTACTCCACAATGGCGTGTCTTCGATTTTATGTGGGGGTTGCACATCATGGACCTGCAAACACGCGAGGATACGAGTCATCCGATTCTCATCGGCTTTGCGGGACTTTCATTGTTAAGCCTGCTGATGGCATTCGGGCTTTTGATTGCACGCCAGCGGCGTAAATCAGCGGCAGCATCATAA